The genomic DNA CGATTTTATATGTAAAACCTCTCGAACAAGCTTATTCCACACCTTCTCTGGATTTGCTTCAAGATCATGATGCCATTGTTGTTCTGGGAGGGGGAATAGTTCTTGGAAACGAAGAAGTGGAATTGGGTCCTCATACCCTAAAACGCCTTCTAAAGGGGTTTGAGCTTTATAAGAAATTTGGCAAACCGATTGTTTTAACAGGTGGTTCCCCTCTTGGAAGAGACTCTCTGACAGAGGCAGAAGTCATGGCAAAGGTGCTTAAGGAATGGGGTGTTGAGGATAAAGATATCATTATTGACAAATCAGCAAGAACAACAGCTGAAAATGCCTTTGAAGTTTCAAAAATTCTCCATACAAAAAACTGGAACAGGGTTATTCTTGTTACTTCCGCTGTACACATGAAAAGGGCTGTTAATGCTTTCCAAAGAAATGGCATAGTCGTTACACCTTATCCAATGGATTATCTTTATGATTATGCTCCCTTGAGCTGGGTAGATTTTTTGCCAGGAAAAGATCCACTGGAAGCCAATTTAATGGGAATTCATGAGTTCATAGGCCAGATATGGTATAGAATTCGAAGTAGGTGAAAGTTATGTGCGATACGATAGTTATAACGCCTAAAATCACAGGAAATAAAATGCTGTTTGCTAAAAACAGCGACCGTGAACCCAATGAACCTCAGGCAGTGATATTCTTTCCTTCTAAAATTCACGAAGAAGGTGAAGTTTCTGCAACTTATGTTAATATCCCCCAGGTCAGGAAGACAAAAGCTTTTTTACTTTCAAAGCCCTCCTGGATATGGGGTGGGGAAATGGGAATTAATGAGGACAATGTGGCGATAGGAAATGAAGCTGTGTTTACCAGAGAGCCTGTATCGGAAAAGGGATTACTCGGAATGGATCTTCTAAGAATTGCCCTTGAAAGGGCTTCTTCGGCTGACATGGCTCTCGAAATAATTACTTCTTTACTTGAAAATCCCGGGCAGGGTGGAAATGGCGGCTTTACAAAAAGGCTACTCTATCACAATTCTTTTATTATAGCCGACAAAGAAAAAGCATGGATTCTGGAAACAGCGGGCAAGTATTGGGCTGCCAAAAAGGTTGATACCATCGGTACCATATCAAACGCCCTTACCATCGGGAATGATTTCGACATGATCCATCCCGAAGCAATTGAACATGCAGTAAAAAAACATTGGTGCGAAAGCGTAGACGATTTTGAATTCAACAAGGCCTTTGGCAAAAGGCTGTATGCACTTTTCTCTGGAGGACGGTTCCGGAAGGAGCGTACCGAAAAGTTGATAAGGGACAAGCTTCCTCAGCTAACTGTAAAAGAAATTTTTGAGATCTTGAGAGACCATGGAGACACTCAAAACATTACAAAAGGATCTATGCGAACAGTGTGCATGCACGCAGGCGGTGTTATTTCAAGCCAGACAACTGCTTCTATGGTTTGCGAAATAAGTGACATAACAACAGTATGGATAACAAACAACAGCGCTCCCTGCTTGTCTGTGTTTAAACCCGTCTGGTTCAATGGAAACGAGAGCACACTGCCTTATGTAAAGGAAGAGGAAGGTATGAAACACTGGTATCATGGGGAACGCTTTTACAGAAAAGCTCTGAAAAACTACTTAAAAGCCCGTGAATTTTTTGAAGAAACCGCCGAAAAACTTGAGCTGGAACTGCTCTATAAGGTAAACAAGGCATTTGAAAAGGAAATACCTGATTTTGAAAGCTTAAAAGACATTTCAAAGGAAGCCTTCAGCAAAAGCTGGAAAATAATAGATGGTTTAATTTCCAAAACTTCGGAATTGCCTGCGGGGAAACGTTCGCTATATTTCAAGCTATACTGGCTAATTCAAAACAGCAAATTCAAAGGCTAATGCCAATTCTAAAGAGATTTTAAGTATATGTTTTTCATGAGAATATCTGCTGCCTTTGCCGGAGCACCATGACCCGGAAAAACTTCCATTTCAGGATATTCCATCAGTAAACCTTTCAGCAATCTCAATGATTCAAAGAGTTTTTTTTCGTTTCCACCGGGTAAATCTGTTCTCCCTATGGAATCAGAGAATAGAGTGTCACCTGTGAAAAGGTATTTTTTCATATACATGAAGCATACTGAACCGGGTGTATGGCCAGGCGTTTTGATAACTTCAAAATATTCGGGCAAATCATCAATGTTGCAAAGGTTGAATTTCTTAATGTCAGGAGTCTTCAATGGAAAATATAACGAAAGATTTGTTGCGGGATTGGTGACAAAATCGATGCTTTCGTTAAAATACAGGTTTGCACCCGCAAAATGCGAAAGCTCAAAAATATGATCAATATGAGAATGCGTTAGAAGAACCCAGAGATTTTGCCTATTATTTGTTTCTATTTTTTCAAAGGTCCCTTTTCCGGGGTCAATCACAAAAATCTTCGTTCCATTTTTTAGAACATATGTGTTTTCTTCAAACATATCTGACTGTATTCTACAAACCATAAACCCCCTCGCTTATTTACCGGATTTATTTACCTTTTTTCTTTCCTTTACAGGTAAAAATTCTTCTCGTGTATCTAATTCCATCCTTTCTTTTGCATAGTATTTAAACTGTATGCCAAAACTCACCAAAAATATCAGCACAACCATAAGAATTAAAATAAGTGCCTCTGGCACATTCGGAAATTTTATTGCCAGGAAGCCGGCTATTGCAATGCCGGAAAGAAAACTCCCCGTTAAAGAAGTTACAGTAATTATCAGCTGGCTTTCATACTTTTGAACTATTAAAGCCACAATAATACCCGTGATAAAGAAGTACGGATTAAGGATATTCAGGTCTTTACCAATATTCAGGCTTAAAAAAAGATAAACACAAAGAAACATCGTAACAAGCATGGAAATAATGAAAAGAAAGACCTTTCTTGCCTTTACAGATATTATTGGAAGTAAAATTGCGCAGAGAAGCCCAAGCTCGATACCATAGATATCTTTTCCCGCAGAACTGCCAAATTTGTAGCCCATGTAGTAGCCTGCTAATACCCAGGCACCTGTGTAGGGAATGATGAAGATCTTTCTTCCCAGAAAAGCCAGGACAAAGCCGAGAATCGCGATTATCAGGAGTATCGCAGGATCAAAATTCTCGAAGGACTTTATAAAAGCCCTCAGGCTTTCGAGATCAGCGCTTTTCAACCATAGTACAAATTCATCCAATAAATCTACAAATCCCTTAAAAAATGTGAGCAGAACTATCTCCCCTTAAATTTTTAGAGTGTCACATACTAATATTTTAGCCGGTTTCCAGGAAAGCTTCGACTTCCTGATTCCCGGGATATCCAAGTCCTGTTGCAAATTGATGAAGGTGCAATCAGGAGCTGCTATTTTCGCCGTATCTCTTCTTAGAGCAACATATAAACCTTCGTATTTCTTCGAAAGATCTGCTTTCTCCACGAAAACAACAAAGGTATCTTTTCTCAAATAACTCCCCAGAGAAAATCCCCTGATTTTTTCATCAACAAATGTTACTATACCGCTAATTGGTAGAAAATCCATCAATTCAAAGAGCTTAATAATTGATTCCCTTTCAAAAATCAAATTATCGTCCCGGTTGCAGCCTTTTTGCTTGCACCAATAATCAAAAAAATCCAGCACCTTTTCTCTATCATGCTTTTGAATTTTTCTGCTGTAATAAGAAGGATGGGAACCAATGAATTTGTTGAGCCTGTTCTTCTTTTTGTGAAGCTTCCTTCCTGAAAGATTCCTTATATCCTCTGCACGATATATATACTCCCATTGCCCGCGATTTATAATCCTTTCATAGTCAATTCCAAGACAATTGACTCTTGCTACAAAGTCCTCATCACAATCTCTTATGAAAAGGGGAGAGTTAAATTCATTTCGAAAATACTTCTTCATAGCATACAAATACCCAGCAAGATCGGTTCGAGGAACCAGTGGAGGGAAAATAGAAGGAGTTTTTCCAGAAGGAGTACTCAAGATTATCATTTTCTCCTCTTCAAAATATACTTTTGCGCCATGAAAGTGCTCATAAGCAAGGAGATTTGCAAAAGCAATTTTTGAGTTTTCAACTTCATATCGCTCAAGATAAGCTTGATATTTCTCGAAATCCTGTGTTCTTAGTATCACAAACTTTATATGATCGCCCCCATTAAATTATAACGCATGGAACAAGATCGATAATCAAACGTATGATTTACAGATAATTTGCAACCATTTAGTAAATTGTTAATGAGTGTATTCATCTTTGAAAGCACAAATGGTAAAATATGGCTGATTGATTATGATGCATAACGACTGTTGGCACAGGCTTAGGCACCTTGCAAAAGCCATGAATTACACTTCCGCTTTTAGCCTAAGAAGCGAGCTGAGGGATATTTTCCTAAATCGCGAAAAATACAGGGAATGCTTTCCTTTTGCTATTGCCTTAGATATTTTTATGTCAAAAAGCTTCGACAGGCAACCCGTTTCAGAGCAAATTAACATCTCTTATAAGCCTGAAGAGGCTTTGTGGGGAATCTTTGAGCTTACTGAATTCTACAATAACAAAAACATGGGCATGCACGCCTACATGGCAGCTGCCCTTGGGATGGATATCATAAAAAAGCACAAAATTCCTATCCAACTCGAAATCACTGCTAAATACTACAAAATGATGACCGCTTTTGAGCTGGGTTTTTCAGATGAAGTTATTAGATATTACAACGAGCTACTCGCCAAAGAAAGCGAAATACCTAGAGAAATCAGACTTGGTTATTACAATGCCATGGGTTTGATCTCAGCCCAGTTTCCTGGTGATGACCACAAAGCTATTGATTATTACAAAAAGGCAATTCACGAAGCAAACATTCCTCAAAAAGCGGATATCATAAAAATCAATTTTGCCGATTATTACTATGGTCGCGAAAAATTTGGAAAAGCGCTAAAACTCCTTGATGGCGTTATTTCAACCAATTTTGCCTCAATAAGAGGTTACCTTAACACGCTAAGGCTTAAAATATACCTCCAGATTTCCCAGGACGATGAATGTAAAAAGGTAGCGAAGGAACTTGAAGAACTCAATAAAAAGAGGGAAGACTGGATTGGGAACTGGCGCTCTTTTATCTTTCTGGGACATTACTACGCTAAAATTGGTGATCACATCAGAGCTTCCCATTACCTGAACAAGCTCAAGAACGTCGAGGATTTCAAGTTTAATTCTTATCTTCAGGGGGAAGCTTTAGTGCTTGAAGCCTCTCTCGAGCTTGCAAAAAAGAACAGCATTGAAGGGCTTAAGAAGATCATACAGGCTTTTCAGCTTTTGAGTTCTTACAAGACCGTTTCACCTCATTTGAGAGGCATGATAAAGAACCTTCTCAATAGTGTTGTAAATATATTTTCACAGTTGATAATTGAGATTCGTTCTAAAGACCCTTACACAGCATCACATACCCTTCGGGTTGCCAGTATAGCCCACCGTATGGGCGAAAAACTTGCTTTATCAAAAATCCACCTCTTTTACCTGGTAGTCGGGGCTATGCTTCATGATTATGGAAAGATAATGATTCCCACCTATATACTCAACAAACCAGCGAAATTGAGTCTTGAGGAGTATAAAATAGTCAAAATGCATCCCGAATACGGTGCTTCAAAACTTGAAAAAATGCGTTTTCCCCAGGAGATTATAAATGTGGTTCTCTATCACCATGAGAGAGGAAATGGAAGCGGCTACCCCGCAGGGCTCAAACTCTCTGACATACCCTTTTTGGCTCAGATTGTTGCCGTGGCAGATGTCTATGATGCGCTTACCACCGATAGGCCTTACAGGAAAGCTCTAAACAAGAAAGAAGCCCTCGCTTATATCATTGAACAAGGAGAAAATCTCGCTAAAAAAGAGGTCATAAGCGCTTTCTCCAAGTGTTTGAAAAAAGGCATTCACCAACCAGATGAAGCGGAGTTTGCGGATATCTGGTCGGATATCATAGAAACTTTCATGGCAAAATAAAATAGGGGCTATGCCCCTATTTCATAATTTTCACCCATTAATCTTCTAATTTGTCATCATCATCGGGAAAAGTCCACATTCCAGGTCCCATTAATACTGTAAACATTCACATTACCCCCTTTTCCAATTTTTTTCTCTAACTCGAAATTGTTTTCAAAATAGGTCGTTCGATATAATAATATGAATACTTCCAGTTTTAAGTTCTTTGGTATTCCTCATTCGTTTGACAATATAATTGTACTATTTGTAAGCAAAAAAACCAAAAAGCTATTATTAAAGAATATTGATAAGAAAATCCAATCTAAATCAATGTAATCCAAAAAAATGATGAAAACTAACCGTAAATCGGATTTGTTCGTCTTTCCTTCTGAATGCTCTTGTTTTGAATGGCGATATTATCTCAGACGATTGAACTGCGGCACTGAATAAAAAAACGGGCTAAATGATGATTTTTTAGCCCGTTTTTAGATGAATTTTATTAATTCAGAGCCCGGAAGCGAAAAAGCTTACAGTGCCTTTCAAAAG from Kosmotoga arenicorallina S304 includes the following:
- a CDS encoding DUF2156 domain-containing protein: MILRTQDFEKYQAYLERYEVENSKIAFANLLAYEHFHGAKVYFEEEKMIILSTPSGKTPSIFPPLVPRTDLAGYLYAMKKYFRNEFNSPLFIRDCDEDFVARVNCLGIDYERIINRGQWEYIYRAEDIRNLSGRKLHKKKNRLNKFIGSHPSYYSRKIQKHDREKVLDFFDYWCKQKGCNRDDNLIFERESIIKLFELMDFLPISGIVTFVDEKIRGFSLGSYLRKDTFVVFVEKADLSKKYEGLYVALRRDTAKIAAPDCTFINLQQDLDIPGIRKSKLSWKPAKILVCDTLKI
- a CDS encoding YdcF family protein; translation: MFYFEKILSTFLTPPGIIIVILLVAGLISLKRASGSYQKTLAYIVVLTTLFLYLLSTGIGTILYVKPLEQAYSTPSLDLLQDHDAIVVLGGGIVLGNEEVELGPHTLKRLLKGFELYKKFGKPIVLTGGSPLGRDSLTEAEVMAKVLKEWGVEDKDIIIDKSARTTAENAFEVSKILHTKNWNRVILVTSAVHMKRAVNAFQRNGIVVTPYPMDYLYDYAPLSWVDFLPGKDPLEANLMGIHEFIGQIWYRIRSR
- a CDS encoding HD domain-containing phosphohydrolase, encoding MMHNDCWHRLRHLAKAMNYTSAFSLRSELRDIFLNREKYRECFPFAIALDIFMSKSFDRQPVSEQINISYKPEEALWGIFELTEFYNNKNMGMHAYMAAALGMDIIKKHKIPIQLEITAKYYKMMTAFELGFSDEVIRYYNELLAKESEIPREIRLGYYNAMGLISAQFPGDDHKAIDYYKKAIHEANIPQKADIIKINFADYYYGREKFGKALKLLDGVISTNFASIRGYLNTLRLKIYLQISQDDECKKVAKELEELNKKREDWIGNWRSFIFLGHYYAKIGDHIRASHYLNKLKNVEDFKFNSYLQGEALVLEASLELAKKNSIEGLKKIIQAFQLLSSYKTVSPHLRGMIKNLLNSVVNIFSQLIIEIRSKDPYTASHTLRVASIAHRMGEKLALSKIHLFYLVVGAMLHDYGKIMIPTYILNKPAKLSLEEYKIVKMHPEYGASKLEKMRFPQEIINVVLYHHERGNGSGYPAGLKLSDIPFLAQIVAVADVYDALTTDRPYRKALNKKEALAYIIEQGENLAKKEVISAFSKCLKKGIHQPDEAEFADIWSDIIETFMAK
- a CDS encoding MBL fold metallo-hydrolase, which encodes MVCRIQSDMFEENTYVLKNGTKIFVIDPGKGTFEKIETNNRQNLWVLLTHSHIDHIFELSHFAGANLYFNESIDFVTNPATNLSLYFPLKTPDIKKFNLCNIDDLPEYFEVIKTPGHTPGSVCFMYMKKYLFTGDTLFSDSIGRTDLPGGNEKKLFESLRLLKGLLMEYPEMEVFPGHGAPAKAADILMKNIYLKSL
- a CDS encoding C69 family dipeptidase: MCDTIVITPKITGNKMLFAKNSDREPNEPQAVIFFPSKIHEEGEVSATYVNIPQVRKTKAFLLSKPSWIWGGEMGINEDNVAIGNEAVFTREPVSEKGLLGMDLLRIALERASSADMALEIITSLLENPGQGGNGGFTKRLLYHNSFIIADKEKAWILETAGKYWAAKKVDTIGTISNALTIGNDFDMIHPEAIEHAVKKHWCESVDDFEFNKAFGKRLYALFSGGRFRKERTEKLIRDKLPQLTVKEIFEILRDHGDTQNITKGSMRTVCMHAGGVISSQTTASMVCEISDITTVWITNNSAPCLSVFKPVWFNGNESTLPYVKEEEGMKHWYHGERFYRKALKNYLKAREFFEETAEKLELELLYKVNKAFEKEIPDFESLKDISKEAFSKSWKIIDGLISKTSELPAGKRSLYFKLYWLIQNSKFKG